From Euwallacea similis isolate ESF13 chromosome 14, ESF131.1, whole genome shotgun sequence, one genomic window encodes:
- the LOC136413417 gene encoding very long chain fatty acid elongase AAEL008004-like, which yields MALILKRFYETYFYLMDEASDPRANDYFLMRSPIPTMIILYFWYNFVFKWGPDYMKNREPFLLKNIMILYNGLQVFANVYIVYYLLLSIHIIDWSCSDIDYSESYWGRKHLFLTYCYFLLKIADLIDTIFFILRKKSTHVSFLHTYHHFLMVVAAWIGVKYLGGGHSYFLGLANCIVHSILYAYYLLTAYDSKYGQLLWLKKFITQVQLAQFVGLFVIFVRALYAKNCNYPKYPLFMFIPQNAFMIVLFSDFYIKTYITGPRRKRKLEEQAKKEGVANYSTKSS from the exons ATGGCACTTATTTTGAAACGATTTTatgaaacttatttttatctgATGGATGAGGCTTCTG ATCCAAGAGCCAATGATTATTTCTTGATGAGATCTCCCATCCCCACAATGATTATTCTTTATTTCTGGtataactttgtttttaaatgggGCCCGGATTACATGAAGAACCGCGAACCtttcttattgaaaaatattatgatatTATACAATGGGTTGCAAGTGTTTGCCAATGtatatattgtttattat CTGCTGTTATCTATACATATAATCGACTGGTCCTGCTCAGATATCGATTACTCGGAGAGTTACTGGGGCCGAAAACATCTTTTTCTGACCTATTGCTACTTCCTCCTGAAAATTGCAGATCTGATAGATACA atattctttattttgcgCAAAAAGTCGACCCATGTTAGTTTCCTGCACACCTATCACCATTTCCTCATGGTAGTAGCGGCATGGATCGGAGTTAAATACCTAGGGGGAGGACATTCCTACTTCTTAGGATTAGCCAATTGTATAGTTCACTcaattttatatgcatattaTCTTTTAACTGCATATGACTCCAAGTATGGACAATTATTGTGGCTTAAGAAGTTTATTACTCAAGTGCAGCTG GCACAGTTTGTGGGTTTGTTCGTGATATTCGTGAGGGCGTTGTACGCGAAGAACTGCAACTATCCTAAGTACCCTCTGTTCATGTTTATTCCCCAAAACGCCTTTATGATTGTCTTGTTCAGCGATTTTTATATCAAGACCTACATTACGGGTCCCAGAAGAAAGAGAAAGTTGGAAGAACAAGCTAAGAAAGAGGGTGTAGCGAATTACTCCACCAAAAGCAGTTAG